The following are encoded in a window of Colletotrichum lupini chromosome 3, complete sequence genomic DNA:
- a CDS encoding glycosyl hydrolase family 43, translated as MKSTVFMPLASVVALLPTFAQGLVNPIIPGFNPDPTIIRVGQDFFLATSTFEFFPGVPIYHSTDLVKWENIGHALSRPSQLNMRGTAPSGGIFAPTLRHHDGLFYLIDTVFDVISPPDNVTRVPRSFYVTTPNIFDQASWSEPTYVDQWGFDPDLFFDDDGKVYLTSTFSEFVENGNFANWITEIDIKTGDSLSNSRVLHTTTVPPELGYPLTLDGPWEGNPHNPVLWNGEDMSLPVLATGHADIVDDADGNWWAVFLAIRPQNPRNSTGLPQLGRETFLCPVTWDADGWPMFNNNEPIAEYMPDVLYDLNRPKIWRDDFEGGLTDEAYYYTRTPYKGFTDFESSPGKLRIRGNVYTLNDRETPAALLRKQVDINTTFSTEVSSFSPASWRQEAGASVYLSIHYHNEVAMTYSNDTGRRCIVTHTRTGPDATLNTTYIEDEDVANGEPVKLFIEAKDVEYRLGYSTGDKAPSWLATVENRWLQSYVEGWQNFVGTHFAIYSTGTRLPTLNPADFEYVQTELN; from the exons ATGAAGTCCACTGTTTTCATGCCACTGGCCTCAGTCGTTGCATTGCTTCCGA CTTTCGCACAAGGACTTGTGAACCCTATCATTCCGGGGTTTAATCCGGACCCAACGATCATTAGAGTTGGTCAAGACTTCTTCCTTGCAACTAGCACTTTTGAGTTCTTTCCCGGCGTCCCCATTTACCACTCAACCGACCT CGTGAAGTGGGAAAACATTGGCCATGCACTATCGCGGCCGTCCCAGCTGAACATGCGCGGTACCGCTCCGAGTGGTGGTATCTTTGCGCCAACGCTGAGACACCACGACGGTCTCTTTTACTTGATTGACACAGTGTTCGACGTGATCAGCCCTCCGGACAAT GTTACACGGGTGCCCCGTTCATTTTACGTCACGACCCCGAATATATTTGATCAGGCTAGTTGGAGTGAACCTACATATGTTGACCAGTGGGGCTTCGACCCGGACCTCTTTTTTGACGATGATGGGAAAGTCTATTTGACTTCGACATTCTCTGAATTTGTCGAGAATGGTAATTTTGCAAACTGGATCACCGAGATCGATATCAAGACTGGCGACTCCTTGAGTAATTCCCGTGTTCTCCACACGACAACGGTACCTCCAGAGCTTGGCTACCCACTC ACTCTGGACGGGCCGTGGGAAGGAAACCCTCATAACCCTGTATTGTGGAATGGCGAAGATATGTCTCTGCCAGTACTTGCTACGGGGCACGCAGACATTGTTGACGACGCCGATGGAAACTGGTGGGCCGTTTTCCTAGCGATTCGACCACAGAATCCTAGGAACAGTACTGGACTTCCTCAGCTTGGTCGCGAGACCTTCCTGTGTCCTGTTACATGGGACGCTGACGGGTGGCCCATGTTCAACAACAACGAGCCGATTGCTGAATACATGCCCGACGTTCTGTACGACTTGAACCGGCCCAAGATATGGCGCGACGATTTCGAGGGTGGACTCACTGATGAAGCCTACTACTATACACGGACACCATACAAAGGCTTCACAGACTTCGAGTCCAGCCCTGGCAAGCTCCGAATCAGAGGCAATGTTTACACTCTGAACGATCGCGAAACCCCGGCAGCACTACTTCGCAAGCAGGTCGACATCAATACTACCTTTAGCACCGAAGTCAGCTCTTTCAGCCCGGCATCGTGGAGACAGGAGGCCGGTGCGAGTGTCTATCTCAGCATTCACTACCACAACGAAGTCGCCATGACTTACTCGAATGATACTGGTAGGCGATGCATAGTCACGCACACTAGAACGGGTCCCGACGCTACACTCAATACTACCTACATTGAGGATGAGGATGTTGCCAATGGTGAGCCAGTGAAGCTTTTCATCGAGGCCAAGGATGTAGAATATCGTTTAGGATACTCTACAGGCGATAAAGCGCCAAGTTGGCTTGCGACTGTTGAGAATCGCTGGCTCCAGTCATACGTTGAGGGCTGGCAGAACTTCGTCGGAACCCATTTCGCGATCTACAGTACCGGAACCAGACTTCCGACTCTAAATCCTGCG GACTTTGAGTACGTCCAGACTGAACTGAACTAG